The region TTCTCGACGAGCCCACGGCGGTGCTGACCCCCCAGGAGGCGGCCGAGATGTTCAAGACGCTGCGGCGGATGGCGGCCGACGGTTGCGCGATCGTGTTCATCACTCATAAGCTTAATGAGGTGTATGAGCTGGCCGACCGGGTCACGGTGCTGCGGGGCGGCCGGGTGACCGGCGTGCTTGACCGGTGCCGGCTCGATACGAAGAAGTTGGTGTGGATGATGGTCGGCCGGGATGTCGTGTCTCAGTACGAGCGGGATGTTCTGCCGGAAGGCCGGCCGGTGCTGGAAGTGAAGAAGGCGGTTGCCTTCAACGATATGGGGATGTATGGGCTGAAAGACCTGTCGCTGACCGTTAACGAAGGGGAGATTTTCGGCATTGCCGGAGTCGCCGGCAACGGGCAGCGGGAACTGGCTGAGGTGGTTACCGGACTGCGCCGGGTGGCGGACGGGACGATCAGGCTGTATGACGAGGATATAACGAATTTCCGCCCGGCCGAGATGATCGCCCGCGGGGTGAGTTATGTGCCCGAGGACAGGCTGGGGGTCGGTCTGGTGCCCGAGCTGTCGGTGCTGGAGAATCTGCTGCTGAAGAGTTATCAGCAGCCGGAGTTCGCCGGCCGCTGGTTGCTGGACGGCAAGGCCATCAGGGAGCGGGCCGCCAAACTGGTTGCTGAGTATAAGGTGAAGGTGTCCAGCCTCGACCAGCCTGTGAGGATGCTTTCGGGCGGCCATCTGCAGCGTTTGCTGCTGGCGCGGGAAATCGCCGAGAAGCCGCGGCTAATGGTGGTGGTTTATCCGGCGCGGGGCCTCGACGTGGGGGCGACCGAGGCGGTTCACCGTCTGTTGCTCGATCTGAAGGCGGAGAAGACGGCCGTGTTGCTTATTTCCGAGGATCTCGACGAGATAATGAAGCTTGCCGACCGGGTCGGCGTGCTATATAACGGCCAGCTGGTGGGCGAGTTTCCGGTGGAAGAGGCGGATATCGAAAGGATCGGTCTGCTGATGGCCGGATCGGGAACGGAGGGAGGTAAGGCCGATGCTTGTCAGGTTTGAAAAGCGCCTGGCGCCTTCGCCGTTTATGACGGTGGCGGTGCCGGTCGCTTCGGTTATCTTGGCGCTGATGTTCTGCGCCGTTTTTCTGGCGATGACCGGCCGCCATCCCTTCGAGCTTTACGGCGCCATGCTGAAGGGGGCGCTGGGCTCGGCGTACGGCTTGTCGGAGACGACGGTTAAGGCGATTCCGCTGATGTTGTGCGGTCTCGGCATATCGCTGGCTTTCCGGATGCAGCTGTGGAATATCGGGGCGGAGGGGCAGTTTTACTTGGGGGCGTTTGCCGCCACGTGGGTGCCGCTGACCTTTCCGGAACTGCCGGCGTTCGTCATGCTGCCGGCAATGTTGGCGCTCGGTATGGCCGCCGGCGCGCTGTGGGCGCTCGGCCCCGCGTTCCTGCGGGTGAAATGGCGGGTCAATGAGATAATCACTACGTTGATGCTCAATTATGTGGGCATACTATTGGTCAATTATTTCGTTTACGGTCCCTGGCGCGATCCCAAGGGGTTCAATTTTCCGCTGACGGCGGAGTTTCCGCCGGCAGCGCTGTTGCCGACCTTCGGCGGCTCGCGGATCCATTTCGGTTTGCTGCTGGCGCTGGCGCTGGTGGTGCTGTTCATCGTTATTTTCCGCAACTCGCGCTGGGGCTACGAGATCAAGGTGATCGGCGCCAGCGAGCGGGCGGCGCGCTACGCGGGCATGGATATCAAGCGCAATATGCTGCTGGTGATGGCGCTGTCGGGGGCGGTTTGCGGCCTGGCGGGGATGACGGAGGTGAGCGGCATTGCCGGGCGGCTGCAGCCGGGATTGAGTCCGGGCTATGGGTATACGGCCATCATCGTGGCCTGGCTGGCGCGACTCAATCCGGTCGCCATCGTGCTGGTATCCGGGATGTTCGGCGTGCTGCAGGTAGGCGGTTATATCGTGCAGACTTTCGGTGTGCCGGCTTCGATGGTGGCGATGATCCAGGGAGCGGTACTGTTTTTCGTGATCGGCGGCGAGATGTTTGCCAATTACCGGGTTGTTTTCCCGGGTGTGAAGGGAGCGGACAAGGCGGATGGGTGAGCAGTCGATTATAA is a window of Selenomonadales bacterium 4137-cl DNA encoding:
- a CDS encoding ABC transporter permease, which codes for MLVRFEKRLAPSPFMTVAVPVASVILALMFCAVFLAMTGRHPFELYGAMLKGALGSAYGLSETTVKAIPLMLCGLGISLAFRMQLWNIGAEGQFYLGAFAATWVPLTFPELPAFVMLPAMLALGMAAGALWALGPAFLRVKWRVNEIITTLMLNYVGILLVNYFVYGPWRDPKGFNFPLTAEFPPAALLPTFGGSRIHFGLLLALALVVLFIVIFRNSRWGYEIKVIGASERAARYAGMDIKRNMLLVMALSGAVCGLAGMTEVSGIAGRLQPGLSPGYGYTAIIVAWLARLNPVAIVLVSGMFGVLQVGGYIVQTFGVPASMVAMIQGAVLFFVIGGEMFANYRVVFPGVKGADKADG
- a CDS encoding ABC transporter ATP-binding protein codes for the protein MVKPLITMRGMVKRFPGVLANDNVDMDIYPGEIHALLGENGSGKSTLMCLLSGLYKPDGGTICVDGEEKRFSSPRDAIACGIGMVHQHFKLVEPFSVAENIAMSGQHGSFVLSTEKMTVDIAELGDKYGLAIKPEARVWQLSVGEKQRVEIVRMLYHGSRVLILDEPTAVLTPQEAAEMFKTLRRMAADGCAIVFITHKLNEVYELADRVTVLRGGRVTGVLDRCRLDTKKLVWMMVGRDVVSQYERDVLPEGRPVLEVKKAVAFNDMGMYGLKDLSLTVNEGEIFGIAGVAGNGQRELAEVVTGLRRVADGTIRLYDEDITNFRPAEMIARGVSYVPEDRLGVGLVPELSVLENLLLKSYQQPEFAGRWLLDGKAIRERAAKLVAEYKVKVSSLDQPVRMLSGGHLQRLLLAREIAEKPRLMVVVYPARGLDVGATEAVHRLLLDLKAEKTAVLLISEDLDEIMKLADRVGVLYNGQLVGEFPVEEADIERIGLLMAGSGTEGGKADACQV